From one Verrucomicrobiales bacterium genomic stretch:
- a CDS encoding phosphatidate cytidylyltransferase, with product MSNQPAAAAQPLSKGKIFLRRLLSTTILWTVVISALFSTNKILSDYFFIAIMTLLAWLGLREFYTMAQKTKLICFPAWGLVCGTLLMVGTFLHLQGKLGIHGTPARVNDFETTLLIVFVLGMCVRQFLRHEMAQGIAAISTTLFGLMYVPWLLNFIQKINFFPGVEGTWYVLYFILVTKASDVGAYVLGSLIGKHKMIPRVSPGKTWEGFVGALLMSTGVSALFAFLAGSHLVGMKTMHAVVLGLVLGAAAVIGDLIESIFKREAGVKDSGGFFPGIGGILDLLDSLLFNAPLMYLYLRHVLTHA from the coding sequence ATGTCGAATCAGCCCGCGGCCGCAGCCCAGCCTTTGTCGAAGGGGAAAATTTTCCTACGTCGGCTTTTGAGCACTACCATCCTCTGGACGGTGGTGATCTCGGCCTTGTTTTCGACCAACAAGATCCTGTCGGACTACTTCTTTATCGCCATCATGACCTTGCTGGCGTGGCTAGGGCTGCGGGAGTTCTACACGATGGCGCAAAAGACCAAGCTGATTTGTTTTCCGGCCTGGGGGCTGGTCTGCGGCACTCTCTTGATGGTCGGCACCTTTCTCCACTTGCAGGGTAAACTGGGGATTCACGGTACCCCGGCCCGCGTCAACGACTTTGAAACCACCCTGTTGATTGTCTTTGTATTGGGCATGTGTGTGCGGCAGTTCCTGCGTCATGAGATGGCGCAAGGAATCGCGGCGATCTCGACCACTCTATTCGGGTTGATGTATGTCCCCTGGCTGCTGAATTTCATTCAGAAGATCAATTTTTTCCCCGGCGTAGAAGGCACTTGGTATGTGCTGTATTTCATCCTGGTGACCAAGGCTAGCGATGTGGGGGCATATGTCCTGGGGTCATTGATCGGAAAACACAAAATGATCCCGCGAGTGAGTCCGGGCAAAACCTGGGAAGGCTTCGTGGGCGCCTTGCTGATGTCCACCGGGGTAAGCGCCCTGTTTGCCTTCTTGGCTGGCTCTCACCTGGTTGGGATGAAGACGATGCATGCCGTGGTGCTGGGCTTGGTGCTCGGTGCGGCGGCAGTGATCGGCGATCTTATCGAGTCCATCTTCAAGCGGGAGGCTGGAGTGAAAGACTCGGGAGGCTTCTTTCCTGGGATAGGTGGGATTCTGGATTTATTGGACAGTCTCCTGTTCAATGCGCCCCTCATGTACCTCTACCTGCGTCACGTGTTGACCCATGCCTGA
- a CDS encoding zinc ABC transporter substrate-binding protein, with translation MSHESARRGMGSDGGVSWGKGAWARRWAGCLAVVLGGLWGGMEAWGASVRVATTVTMVTDMVKAVGGDRVEVQGLMGPGVDPHLYRATAADLRKLQMAQVIFYSGLHLEGKLQEVLARVSKADRPVLAVTDSIPRAQLLQTGQGGEEAYDPHVWFDVPLWSRCIETVVKGLTQVDPAGAADYERRAAQLRVQYAALHTWALERAAVLPPQRRILVTSHDAFNYFGRAYGFKVVALQGISTVTEAGLADVTRLVDFVKSNRVAAVFVESSVSPAAMRRIEKDSGATIGGELFSDAMGTSGTIENGFDVGTYEGMIRHNLVTIVKALKGDAKE, from the coding sequence GTGAGTCATGAATCTGCCCGGAGGGGCATGGGTTCAGATGGGGGTGTCTCTTGGGGGAAGGGCGCCTGGGCGCGGCGTTGGGCGGGGTGTCTGGCCGTCGTCCTGGGTGGCCTGTGGGGAGGTATGGAGGCATGGGGGGCGAGCGTCCGCGTGGCGACCACCGTCACCATGGTCACGGACATGGTCAAGGCGGTGGGTGGAGACCGGGTGGAGGTTCAGGGCTTGATGGGACCTGGAGTCGACCCCCATTTGTATCGTGCGACGGCCGCTGATCTTCGGAAGTTGCAGATGGCGCAGGTGATCTTTTACAGCGGGCTGCACTTGGAGGGAAAGCTCCAGGAGGTGCTGGCCCGGGTGAGCAAGGCGGATCGGCCGGTGCTCGCGGTGACGGATTCGATTCCTCGCGCCCAACTGCTCCAGACGGGGCAGGGCGGGGAGGAAGCCTACGATCCCCATGTCTGGTTCGATGTTCCGTTGTGGAGCCGCTGCATCGAGACCGTGGTGAAGGGGCTGACTCAAGTGGATCCCGCGGGAGCGGCGGATTATGAGCGTCGGGCGGCGCAGCTTCGGGTTCAATACGCGGCCTTGCACACTTGGGCGTTGGAACGGGCGGCGGTTCTTCCGCCGCAGCGCCGGATTTTGGTCACCAGCCACGACGCGTTCAATTATTTTGGCCGTGCCTATGGCTTCAAGGTGGTGGCCCTGCAAGGCATCTCCACGGTGACCGAGGCCGGGTTGGCCGATGTGACCAGGCTGGTGGATTTTGTGAAGAGCAATCGCGTAGCCGCCGTGTTTGTTGAAAGCAGTGTGTCCCCCGCCGCCATGCGGAGGATCGAGAAGGACTCGGGCGCTACCATTGGCGGGGAACTCTTCTCCGACGCCATGGGCACTTCCGGCACCATTGAAAACGGTTTTGATGTTGGAACCTACGAGGGAATGATCCGCCACAATCTGGTGACCATCGTCAAGGCATTGAAGGGAGACGCGAAGGAGTGA
- a CDS encoding sel1 repeat family protein: MNSKRILAASPQRNPMPNLGRGLLLTVLGLAMFVRLGERASTAGEPNRSTGRSTSDAARGRTTVQARSTNESVTDATEYFRQGQFAESTRDYAQAMKLYRKGANQGHAPSQNNLGFLYLRGLGGTQDAEEAVKYFKDAARQNYAAAQNNLGVCYRDGLGVKADQASAAKWFLQAAEQGMAEAQNNVGVRFYRGLGMPKNTEVAIKWFTKAADQGLGTAWVNLGICYVEGRGFSKDLTKAYEYFCKAAELGDADGLLSLGFAHMQGKGVSKDLIRAYVCFDTAVTYGDSYAAQARGKLKTMMTEKQVAEAHRRSYENSKRNSP, from the coding sequence TTGAACTCCAAACGCATTCTGGCAGCCAGCCCGCAGCGCAACCCAATGCCCAACCTGGGCCGAGGGCTGCTCCTGACTGTCCTGGGCCTGGCCATGTTCGTCCGGCTGGGCGAGCGAGCCTCCACCGCAGGTGAACCCAACCGATCCACCGGACGCTCCACCTCGGACGCCGCACGGGGAAGGACCACCGTCCAGGCACGTTCCACGAACGAGTCGGTCACTGATGCCACGGAGTATTTCCGTCAGGGACAGTTTGCCGAATCGACCCGGGATTATGCTCAGGCCATGAAGTTGTATCGAAAAGGCGCAAACCAGGGCCACGCGCCTTCCCAAAACAATCTCGGTTTTCTCTATCTTCGCGGTTTGGGCGGCACTCAAGATGCCGAGGAAGCCGTTAAATATTTCAAGGACGCGGCCCGACAGAACTATGCGGCGGCGCAGAACAACCTGGGAGTCTGCTATCGGGACGGCCTGGGGGTCAAAGCCGACCAGGCCAGTGCTGCGAAATGGTTCCTGCAAGCGGCGGAACAGGGAATGGCCGAAGCGCAGAATAATGTGGGAGTTCGCTTTTATCGGGGCCTCGGCATGCCCAAAAACACCGAAGTGGCCATCAAGTGGTTCACCAAAGCCGCCGACCAGGGACTGGGCACCGCGTGGGTCAACCTCGGCATCTGTTATGTCGAAGGACGCGGGTTCAGCAAGGACTTGACCAAGGCCTATGAATATTTTTGTAAAGCCGCCGAGTTGGGGGATGCGGACGGGCTGCTGAGCCTGGGTTTCGCGCACATGCAAGGCAAGGGCGTTTCCAAGGATCTGATCCGAGCCTATGTCTGTTTCGACACGGCGGTCACCTACGGCGACAGCTATGCTGCTCAGGCTCGGGGCAAACTCAAGACCATGATGACCGAGAAGCAGGTAGCAGAAGCTCACCGCCGCTCCTACGAAAACTCCAAGCGAAACTCCCCCTAG
- a CDS encoding cysteine--tRNA ligase has product MALRVFNTLSRSVEDFVPLDPAGKRVGMYCCGPTVYDYGHIGNFRTFVFADLVRRYLEFRGFAVHHVMNITDVEDKIIKRVRESGEKLRDYTARYEQAFLEDLDRLSCLRPTTMPRATEFVPEIVQLITRLVERGYAYIAEGSVYFSISKYRQGGCCYGQLVNLNFEEMRAGERVKQDEYAKESVADFALWKSRVPEDGDVFWPSPWGEGRPGWHIECSAMSMKLLGSSFDLHLGGEDLMFPHHEDEIAQSEGAGLQEGGHRFVKYWMHGAHLLVEGKKMAKSLGNFFTLRDLMSRGYNGREVRYVLLSSHYRETFNFSFDGLDGARAALGRLDECVAKLTQLAAGAVSEPDSNIVDEVTAALDEDLNIAAAWGLVFVWVRDLNRKLADRELTPAQAAGALAAWVRLDRVFGLNRPAEAAAPPEVVRLLEERQAARKARDFKQSDLLRDAIKAAGWVIEDTPQGAKLKKA; this is encoded by the coding sequence ATGGCTTTAAGAGTGTTCAATACCCTGTCGCGGTCCGTGGAGGATTTTGTTCCTCTGGATCCGGCGGGGAAACGGGTGGGGATGTATTGCTGCGGCCCTACGGTTTACGACTACGGGCACATCGGCAACTTTCGCACGTTTGTGTTTGCGGATCTGGTGCGCCGTTACCTGGAGTTTCGAGGCTTCGCGGTGCATCATGTGATGAACATCACCGACGTCGAGGACAAGATCATCAAGCGGGTCCGCGAGTCCGGCGAGAAGCTTCGCGATTACACGGCGCGCTACGAGCAGGCCTTTCTGGAAGATCTGGACCGGCTGAGCTGCCTCCGTCCCACCACGATGCCGCGCGCCACAGAGTTTGTGCCGGAGATCGTCCAGTTGATCACCCGTCTGGTGGAACGGGGTTATGCCTATATTGCGGAGGGATCGGTTTACTTCAGCATCTCCAAATACCGCCAGGGAGGATGCTGCTATGGCCAGTTGGTGAATCTGAACTTCGAGGAGATGCGGGCGGGAGAGCGGGTCAAGCAGGACGAATACGCCAAAGAATCGGTCGCCGACTTCGCTCTCTGGAAGTCGCGGGTTCCTGAAGATGGGGATGTGTTTTGGCCCAGCCCCTGGGGTGAGGGCCGTCCGGGCTGGCACATTGAGTGCAGCGCCATGAGCATGAAGCTGCTCGGATCGAGCTTCGACCTTCATCTGGGCGGAGAAGACCTCATGTTCCCGCATCATGAGGACGAGATCGCGCAGAGCGAGGGGGCGGGGCTGCAAGAGGGCGGACACCGGTTTGTAAAGTATTGGATGCATGGCGCTCACCTCCTGGTGGAGGGGAAGAAGATGGCGAAGTCGCTGGGAAATTTCTTTACACTCCGCGACCTGATGAGCCGGGGTTACAACGGTCGGGAGGTTCGCTATGTCCTGCTCAGCTCGCACTATCGCGAGACGTTCAACTTTTCCTTCGATGGGTTGGACGGTGCGCGGGCGGCGTTGGGACGCCTGGATGAATGCGTCGCCAAGCTGACTCAGCTCGCGGCGGGGGCGGTGAGTGAACCTGACTCGAACATTGTCGACGAGGTCACCGCCGCGCTGGATGAGGATCTGAATATAGCTGCCGCCTGGGGGCTGGTTTTCGTCTGGGTTCGGGATCTGAATCGCAAGCTGGCGGATCGCGAGTTGACGCCCGCGCAGGCCGCGGGCGCGCTGGCCGCTTGGGTGCGGCTGGACCGGGTCTTCGGGCTGAATCGCCCGGCGGAAGCGGCGGCACCTCCCGAAGTGGTGCGTTTGCTGGAGGAGCGGCAAGCCGCACGGAAAGCTCGGGACTTCAAGCAGTCGGATCTGCTTCGCGATGCGATCAAGGCGGCCGGATGGGTGATCGAAGACACGCCCCAGGGGGCTAAGCTCAAGAAGGCGTGA
- the trpB gene encoding tryptophan synthase subunit beta, with the protein MAVQPDAQGHFGPYGGRYVPETLMHPLQELERQYFKAQADPEFQKELDYYLKEFCGRPTPLYFAERLTRELGGAKIYLKREDLLHTGAHKINNAIGQVLLAKRMGKTRIIAETGAGQHGVATATVAAMFGMKCVIYMGAVDCERQALNVYRMKMLGAEVVAVHAGQKTLKEAVSEAMRDWVTHVRHTHYILGTAYGAHPYPVMVRNFHRVIGDEARRQILEKEKRLPDLLIACVGGGSNAIGLFYPFLQDESVRMLGVEAGGEGILPEKHAARFQGGSLGVLQGTRSYILQDEWGQIQLTHSVSAGLDYAAVGPEHAWLHDQGRVEYTYATDAQTLDAFIKLARLEGIIPALESAHAVAACFERAPRLPKDALVIVNLSGRGDKDVSQVAAKIKL; encoded by the coding sequence ATCGCCGTGCAGCCTGATGCCCAGGGTCACTTTGGACCTTATGGGGGACGGTACGTTCCCGAGACCCTGATGCACCCGCTCCAGGAGCTGGAACGGCAGTACTTTAAGGCTCAGGCGGATCCAGAATTTCAGAAGGAGCTCGACTACTACCTCAAAGAGTTCTGCGGACGTCCGACCCCGCTCTACTTCGCGGAGCGGCTAACCCGCGAGCTGGGAGGCGCGAAGATCTATCTGAAGCGAGAGGACTTGCTGCACACCGGGGCTCACAAGATCAATAATGCCATTGGCCAAGTGCTTTTGGCCAAGCGCATGGGAAAGACCCGCATCATCGCGGAAACCGGCGCCGGGCAGCACGGGGTGGCCACCGCCACGGTGGCGGCGATGTTCGGGATGAAGTGCGTGATTTACATGGGAGCGGTGGATTGCGAACGCCAGGCCTTGAATGTGTACCGGATGAAAATGCTGGGAGCCGAGGTGGTTGCCGTGCATGCCGGACAAAAAACCCTCAAAGAAGCGGTGAGCGAAGCGATGCGCGACTGGGTGACACACGTTCGCCACACCCACTACATCCTGGGTACGGCCTATGGGGCTCATCCCTACCCGGTCATGGTAAGAAACTTCCATCGTGTGATCGGCGATGAAGCTCGGCGACAAATCTTGGAAAAGGAAAAGCGCCTGCCCGACTTGCTGATTGCCTGTGTCGGGGGTGGTTCCAACGCGATTGGCCTTTTCTACCCATTCCTCCAGGATGAGTCGGTTCGCATGTTGGGGGTGGAAGCCGGCGGTGAGGGAATTCTTCCGGAGAAGCATGCCGCCCGGTTCCAAGGCGGCTCTTTAGGCGTACTTCAAGGAACCCGAAGTTATATCCTCCAGGACGAATGGGGCCAGATCCAGCTGACCCACAGCGTGAGTGCCGGATTGGATTATGCCGCCGTCGGACCAGAGCACGCGTGGCTGCACGATCAAGGCCGCGTGGAATACACCTATGCCACCGACGCTCAGACCCTCGATGCGTTCATCAAGCTAGCTCGCTTGGAAGGCATCATTCCCGCACTGGAGAGCGCTCACGCGGTCGCTGCCTGTTTCGAGCGCGCGCCGCGGTTGCCCAAAGACGCTTTGGTGATCGTCAACTTGTCCGGCCGCGGGGACAAAGATGTGTCGCAGGTGGCAGCCAAGATCAAGCTCTAG
- a CDS encoding glycosyltransferase yields MSAPLPLVSVVIPTRPGDGEPLALQAARALDYPRDRLEWIVARGKQPSVQRNVAVRSARGEWIYFLDDDALPRPDNLRRAFSHAERDAAVKMVGGPNLCPADAPTLERVFAVVLSSFLAFFSSRARYASVGKVRASGEKELILCNLLCHKSAFLDAGGFDELLYPNEENALMDTMQRRGATLLYDPDFVVHRRPRSSIRAFARMVFTYGRGRAEQFRLHPTLGSLPNFAPPLLCLYLVLLPFLGWLGLVPLGLYLVALLGQGILSACSHGFVLGFLSLPLVVLTHTGYGLGFWRGLFTAVKPPPGVRPTVEVQLQRWEA; encoded by the coding sequence GTGAGCGCCCCGCTTCCCCTGGTCTCGGTGGTGATTCCTACCCGTCCGGGTGACGGGGAGCCGCTCGCCCTTCAGGCGGCCCGAGCTCTGGACTATCCCCGTGACCGGCTGGAATGGATCGTGGCTCGGGGCAAGCAACCCTCGGTGCAGCGAAACGTTGCCGTCCGCTCGGCGCGCGGTGAGTGGATCTACTTTCTCGATGATGACGCCCTGCCGCGTCCGGACAATCTGCGGCGCGCCTTCAGCCACGCGGAGCGGGATGCCGCCGTTAAGATGGTGGGTGGCCCGAATCTCTGCCCGGCCGATGCCCCCACGTTGGAACGGGTCTTTGCCGTGGTTCTCAGCTCCTTCCTGGCCTTCTTTTCCAGCCGCGCGCGCTATGCGTCCGTCGGCAAGGTGCGGGCTTCTGGCGAGAAGGAGCTGATCCTCTGCAACCTCCTGTGTCACAAATCCGCCTTTCTGGACGCGGGAGGATTCGACGAGTTGCTCTACCCGAACGAGGAGAACGCCCTGATGGATACGATGCAGCGACGGGGAGCTACCTTGCTGTATGATCCCGACTTCGTCGTGCACCGCCGGCCGCGTTCCTCCATTCGTGCATTCGCTCGGATGGTCTTCACCTATGGCCGCGGGCGGGCGGAGCAGTTTCGGTTGCATCCCACCCTGGGCTCCCTGCCTAATTTTGCGCCACCCTTGCTCTGTCTCTACCTCGTTCTCTTGCCATTCCTGGGATGGTTGGGCTTGGTGCCGTTGGGACTGTATCTGGTGGCGCTGTTGGGGCAGGGGATTCTGTCGGCCTGCTCGCACGGGTTTGTGCTTGGTTTTCTCTCTCTTCCCTTGGTGGTGCTGACCCACACGGGGTATGGCTTGGGGTTCTGGCGGGGTTTGTTTACTGCGGTCAAACCTCCTCCGGGCGTAAGGCCTACGGTTGAGGTTCAGCTCCAGCGATGGGAGGCTTAG
- a CDS encoding glucuronate isomerase, with translation MATREQPLNQSRQTLAKRIQRIVNATPVDDIHTHLYDPAFGELLLWGIDDLLVYHYLVAETFRYLEEPYEHFWKLTKVQQADLIWEQLFLRHSPISESCRGILTILNSFGLDANRRDLNAIRRWFAQQRPERHVDRVLDLAGVRSVCMTNSPFDELERPVWERGFKRHPRFKAALRIDPLLLDWRTARKQLSQSGYRVTASLSVQTLSEVRRFLADWSARMEAGFVMVSLPPEFTFPANTEAAQLIEGAVLPHCRDTGQPFAVMPGVRRAVNPQLRMAGDGVGLTQLDFLRNLCAAYPDNRFAVTALARENQHELCVLARKFRNLHLFGCWWFTNTPSLIGEMTRMRVELLGLSFTPQHSDARVLDQLIYKWKHSRHVITEVLIEKYADLEATGWKTTDDELRRDIAGLFGGEFGRFCAL, from the coding sequence ATGGCAACGCGCGAACAGCCCTTGAACCAGTCTCGTCAGACGCTCGCGAAGCGGATCCAACGGATCGTGAATGCGACGCCGGTGGACGATATTCATACGCACTTGTATGATCCGGCGTTCGGAGAACTACTGCTATGGGGCATCGATGACCTTCTGGTCTATCACTATCTGGTGGCTGAGACGTTCCGTTACCTGGAAGAGCCCTATGAGCACTTTTGGAAGCTCACCAAGGTGCAGCAGGCTGACCTGATCTGGGAACAGCTCTTCCTGCGTCACTCCCCCATCTCGGAGTCGTGCCGAGGCATCCTGACGATTCTGAACAGCTTCGGACTGGACGCCAACCGACGCGACCTGAACGCAATTCGTCGCTGGTTTGCCCAACAGCGCCCCGAGCGTCATGTCGATCGGGTTTTAGATTTGGCCGGAGTTCGAAGCGTGTGCATGACCAACTCCCCCTTCGACGAATTGGAGCGGCCGGTTTGGGAACGCGGGTTTAAGCGTCATCCCCGCTTCAAAGCCGCCCTGCGCATCGATCCGCTGCTCCTGGATTGGCGAACCGCCCGAAAACAGCTCAGCCAGTCGGGATACCGAGTCACGGCATCACTCTCCGTTCAGACGCTCTCCGAAGTGCGACGATTCCTCGCCGACTGGAGCGCCCGGATGGAGGCGGGGTTCGTCATGGTGTCGCTTCCGCCTGAGTTTACCTTTCCGGCGAACACCGAGGCCGCCCAGCTCATTGAGGGCGCGGTGCTGCCCCATTGTCGCGACACCGGACAGCCGTTTGCGGTGATGCCGGGAGTCAGGCGGGCGGTCAATCCGCAGCTCAGGATGGCTGGCGACGGCGTCGGGCTGACTCAGCTCGACTTCCTGCGCAACCTGTGCGCCGCCTACCCCGACAACCGGTTCGCAGTGACCGCGCTAGCCCGCGAAAACCAGCATGAATTGTGCGTTTTGGCTAGGAAGTTCAGAAACCTGCATCTGTTCGGATGTTGGTGGTTCACCAACACCCCTTCGCTCATTGGCGAGATGACACGGATGAGGGTGGAACTGCTCGGGCTCAGCTTCACCCCACAGCATTCGGACGCCCGGGTACTGGATCAGCTGATTTACAAATGGAAGCACTCTCGGCACGTGATCACCGAGGTATTGATCGAAAAATACGCGGACCTGGAGGCAACCGGCTGGAAAACGACCGATGACGAGCTGCGACGAGATATCGCGGGCCTCTTCGGCGGAGAATTCGGCCGCTTCTGCGCCCTCTAG